Proteins from a single region of Streptomyces sp. Tu 3180:
- a CDS encoding NUDIX hydrolase translates to MTIKDTPEEWEIRATGTPFTGNKTSVRTDEVVMPDGTVVHRDYQVHPGSVAVLALDDADRVLVLRQYRHPVRHRLWEIPAGLLDVPGENPLHAAQRELYEEAHVKAEDWRVLTDVYTTPGGCDEAVRIFLARGLSEAEGERFEVEHEEADMELARVPVDELVRGVLAGELHNNCLVVGVLSLVAARAGDGLDALRPAQAPWPARPFEA, encoded by the coding sequence ATGACGATCAAGGACACCCCGGAGGAGTGGGAGATCCGGGCGACCGGGACCCCCTTCACGGGCAACAAGACCTCCGTCCGCACCGACGAGGTGGTCATGCCCGACGGGACCGTGGTCCACCGCGACTACCAGGTCCACCCCGGGTCCGTGGCCGTCCTCGCCCTCGACGACGCCGACCGTGTCCTGGTGCTGCGCCAGTACCGCCACCCGGTGCGCCACCGGCTGTGGGAGATCCCGGCCGGCCTGCTGGACGTCCCCGGTGAGAACCCGCTGCACGCCGCCCAGCGCGAGCTGTACGAGGAGGCGCACGTCAAGGCCGAGGACTGGCGGGTGCTGACCGACGTGTACACCACCCCCGGCGGCTGCGACGAGGCCGTGCGGATCTTCCTCGCCCGCGGTCTGTCCGAGGCCGAGGGCGAGCGCTTCGAGGTCGAGCACGAGGAGGCCGACATGGAGCTGGCCCGGGTGCCCGTCGACGAGCTGGTGCGCGGGGTGCTGGCCGGCGAGCTGCACAACAACTGCCTCGTGGTGGGCGTCCTCTCGCTCGTCGCCGCACGGGCCGGGGACGGCCTGGACGCGCTGCGTCCGGCTCAGGCGCCGTGGCCCGCGCGCCCGTTCGAGGCCTGA